A stretch of Salvelinus alpinus chromosome 4, SLU_Salpinus.1, whole genome shotgun sequence DNA encodes these proteins:
- the LOC139573100 gene encoding syndecan-2-like, with the protein MTNTWMLLTLAVATCFMSETISAQSDYLYLDDQSGDSVDDDGYNSGSGSGDMTIGEVTERVKVKRVFAAPEAEPTQDSLPELSTAVEMFTVTDLSTEIAETETETETETQVPERSLDVTEETVISSEAPPSTTGASGLLYEADTPYDVHSENLFQRTEVLAAVIAGGVIGLLFAIFLILLLVYRMRKKDEGSYVLGERKAPSSAYQKAPTKEFYA; encoded by the exons ATTTCGGCCCAGTCGGATTACCTGTACCTGGATGACCAATCAGGAGACTCCGTAGACGACGACGGTTACAACTCTGGCTCAGGGTCCGGTGATATGA CTATCGGTGAGGTCACTGAGCGAGTCAAAGTGAAAAGGGTGTTCGCCGCTCCTGAAGCAGAGCCAACCCAGGACTCTCTACCAGAACTTTCAACTGCCGTGGAGATGTTTACAGTCACTGACCTGAGCACAGAAATAGCTGAGACAGAAACTGAGACTGAAACAGAG accCAGGTCCCTGAACGGTCTCTGGACGTGACAGAGGAGACTGTAATCAGTAGTGAAGCTCCTCCCAGCACCACCGGTGCTTCCGGGTTGCTGTACGAGGCAGACACACCCTACGATGTACACTCCGAAAACCTATTCCAGAGGACAGAGGTCCTAGCAG cggtGATAGCTGGCGGGGTTATAGGTTTGCTGTTCGccatcttcctcatcctcctcctggtCTACAGGATGAGGAAGAAGGATGAGGGGAGCTACGTCCTTGGAGAACGGAAGGCCCCTAGCTCAGCCTATCAGAAAGCCCCCACCAAGGAGTTCTATGCCTGA